The following are encoded together in the Candidatus Aminicenantes bacterium genome:
- a CDS encoding DUF4125 family protein: protein METEKKDKWTLIDAIIEHELKMFQAVNSRPGSGQDCQQRPETFRLMRWMHHSVLSEATLAAYLEDLEAAVVLERNLVMEKYARMENQIQALKDNPLIFRIAEAECAWMKEMREQYPHVIQGDADGFRNYLVSELETYSDDTLARLWGDVQAATVRGLNLPQMRYRNLFKRLGYESLEAVEAEKAGKED from the coding sequence ATGGAAACAGAAAAAAAAGACAAGTGGACATTGATCGATGCCATCATTGAACATGAACTGAAAATGTTTCAGGCCGTGAATTCCCGTCCCGGTTCGGGGCAGGATTGCCAGCAACGGCCGGAAACATTCCGTCTCATGCGCTGGATGCACCACAGCGTGCTGTCTGAAGCAACGCTTGCGGCCTACCTGGAAGACCTGGAGGCTGCGGTTGTCCTGGAGCGCAACCTGGTGATGGAAAAATACGCGCGCATGGAAAACCAGATTCAGGCACTCAAGGACAATCCCCTGATCTTTCGTATTGCCGAAGCCGAGTGCGCCTGGATGAAGGAGATGCGTGAGCAATATCCCCACGTGATCCAGGGTGACGCGGACGGTTTCCGCAATTACCTGGTGAGTGAACTGGAGACTTATTCGGATGATACCCTGGCACGGCTGTGGGGCGATGTTCAGGCGGCCACGGTCAGGGGTTTGAACTTGCCGCAGATGAGGTATCGCAACCTGTTCAAGCGCCTGGGCTACGAATCCCTGGAAGCGGTGGAAGCCGAAAAAGCCGGGAAAGAGGATTAG
- a CDS encoding TetR/AcrR family transcriptional regulator, whose protein sequence is MAASDAPQRILDAARREFADHGFSGARMDVIARGSGVNKALPFYYFRSKEKLYEEVVTGVMGEFLRIIRPILTSDLTPRTLVEQFPRVIIDFFSNNRDFLRIVGRELLDGSARAPELMARLMRNEPHGGPVFFAHEIEQWYREGLIREQDPVQFMLHLFSLCIYSILARPMVEMAFQVRNQSDKEFYEKRIRGVTAVLKEGILT, encoded by the coding sequence ATGGCCGCGTCTGATGCGCCGCAACGAATTTTGGACGCGGCCCGCCGGGAATTTGCCGATCACGGTTTTTCCGGGGCGCGGATGGATGTAATCGCCCGGGGCTCCGGTGTCAACAAGGCATTGCCTTTCTACTATTTCCGGTCAAAGGAAAAGCTTTACGAAGAAGTGGTGACTGGAGTGATGGGTGAATTCCTGAGGATCATCCGTCCCATTTTGACCTCCGACCTGACTCCCCGGACGTTGGTTGAACAATTTCCGCGGGTGATTATCGATTTTTTTTCCAATAACCGTGATTTCCTTCGCATCGTGGGCCGTGAACTTCTGGACGGCTCCGCCAGGGCGCCGGAGCTTATGGCACGATTGATGCGCAATGAACCTCACGGTGGACCGGTTTTTTTTGCCCATGAGATAGAACAATGGTATCGCGAGGGCTTGATACGCGAGCAGGATCCCGTACAGTTCATGCTGCACTTGTTTTCCCTGTGTATCTATTCCATCCTGGCCCGCCCCATGGTGGAGATGGCATTCCAGGTCCGTAATCAATCGGACAAGGAATTTTATGAAAAGCGGATCCGCGGGGTGACCGCGGTCTTGAAAGAGGGAATATTGACATGA